Sequence from the Rutidosis leptorrhynchoides isolate AG116_Rl617_1_P2 chromosome 3, CSIRO_AGI_Rlap_v1, whole genome shotgun sequence genome:
AAGGTGTAATATATACCTCTGAGCATTCTCTCCTTAAACAGATCATCATGATCATTCATGTATCCACTATATCTGCTAAATATAAGTATATGCCCAGGCCAAAACACATTTAAAAATGATCTTGTACCAATTATGATTAAAAAATGTATTAAGTGAATATGCATTAAAAACATAATAAGTATCATATGAATAGGTGGGAGTGATGACTAATGTGAGCCAGAAAAAAGTCTATCAAATTTTTCATATAAACAAAAATGGAACACACTAAGAAATGTTTTTTTATAGATCGCATTGACAATGTGAAACAATGGATTTGAATACTTACCGTTCCATTTACTCATTGTAACTTTTGATACGttactaaaatttaaaaatttatagaCTAAATCGGGATTAAAGAAATATCTACCTTCACGAGCTCGAAGTCGTGCTACTGTCTGGGTCCCAACTGACCGGTTTCGACACATAAATAAAGTAACCACATGTGTTAATTTCCCTGTATAAATATACATCAAACTAATCACATTAGCCTAGATTAGAAAATGATATAATGAAAGTATTGTTGTGGCATTTCACCACCTGAAATTACACTTAATACATATATAAGATATATTTAATGATACCTCGCAAGCCCttcttattatcatcattagtcaCCGCCGTATGATCCGTCGGCTCATTAACAGAACGTACCATAATCGAACCATATATCAaagaatcaacacaaaatattaatTAGAAGACAATACACATATTAATACCAATACATCATAGAATGATTACTTTACTCGTATTTATTGTTGATAATTATTACGTAACCCTAAAACACAACTGATGAATATTTTAAGTGTAATATTGTTGTGTATTAAGTATGTAACTAATTACATTATTATTGGAATTAATCTCGTAACTTATTTTAATttgattaataatacatttattctgtttgtaatattatatatatgtgaatgTGAATTGAGTAACTTACAATATTCGAACTGATGTCAAACCTCCTAGACTCCCAAGAATGGATCCATTAAAGAAATTGTACGAAAGGTCCCTGCGACGCAAATTCAGGTTCTGAGAACGCATTCATCAAGTATCTTATAGCTAAAGAATTTTATTGATACTTTTGTCCTCATAAATAACCCTTAAATAGTCAAGCTGCATTGAGCCATTGATGTATGCAATTTTTTCTGCCCATTGAGCCATTGGCAATTTCTCTATCATCCACCTGTGTTGTTAGACCCACCCAAACAAACATCTCTGCACCACAGTCCATTACATAGCATTTGTCAGTTTCAAACGTCGAATTTGAATATTCATCAATTGGATCTGCATCCTGGCCTCCATCGATGCTGCAAAAGAATAAACAATATGATATTATCATGGAGAATTTAACAATAAGAAACTTTTCCTACAAAGTATATGTCTAATCGAACAGTGGAAGACGTTGCAAAATGGGTGGGTTGTTTAAGGGGTCCCAACAGATTAACTTTATTAACACAGGTCAGGCTAGGCTAGGCTGATCAATTGACATTTTTTTCACCATTTGTTCTaactttaaatagataattaattagTTATATAAGATGAAACAGAAAAATTGCTAATAAAATTGATTTAGGTAGGAGGTTTAAGAACACATAGTGTCGCTTAcgtcccatttgacccatttccatTTTAGCTAAACATTTAAAAGTTTATGTATTAAAAATAAAATACAACCATAACCGACCCACTTTGAGTGCAAATGAGTTGATATTGCAACCCCTGCATACGAATGTTCACTAATAACTCTACATGTTTTCGCTGATTTTTTTTGTAATGTGcaaaaaataatacggagtaaagaaTATTCATACCTATAAAGTTTTTCGGGAGTCCTATCAGAAACAATATCATTGTCAGTTCACACATTTTTGCCAATAGGAGCAAACCCACCAAAGATAACCCAAAACTCACCGAAATCCCCCTTTGCTTGACATCATGATTATATAAGATTACACGTTACCAACAATAGCAACATCGCACGTCCCCTCATGATATTTGGAATTCAACACATGAATAGCCTCCAACGCTCTAGCCCGTTCTTGCATCTAACCTTCAGATGTACTGAAAAGCATTCATATTTAAATCTTACTAGCCATCATATCTATGTCAATGTTTCTTCCTTTTGACTTTCAGCCTCTGAATTTGCTGCAATAATTATTCTAGTTAAAGACCCTTCAAGCCGTTATCAAATATTCTTGAAGAataaacttaaatatataaatgacCCATAATAATTAAAACTTGCACAGTtctattaacaaaaaaaaaatgaccCATAATAATTATTCTACTGATGGTCCCAATTTCATGTATGAATATATTTTCTTCCGAGATCTAacttaattattatcaatataaagttATGCTAGATTTCTATCAAGCAAAAAGCAAGTGATGCTTAACTAAAACATACACAAAAGTCTACCACTCTATACCAAGACAGGACACATAAATTTTCTTGATATACTAACAACTACAATAATGACAATCATAAAATAACTGAAGCAAAATGTCATCAAGCCTCTTTCGATATGCTGTACATAAAACATATGCAAGACAAATTATAAACTAAAAAGAAGCAAACATTTGAATCATTACCTCACCTTAGAAATACATGAATGTTAATCAGAAAgcatacattttacaaactttatacctgtaacagaagaagttgattattTCGACCAAAAGATGCTGCTCTCTATTGTCACATCTGTCAATATCGAAGATGCAAGTTCAGCATCGTCATACTAATAAGCAATAACCAACTAAAAATCAAAGAATGAACCTAGTAAAATTACAATTTTAGGTGAAAGGAAGATGAATAATACCTGATACTCATGGATGTTGAGACGACGTATCACAATCCTCCGACTACATAGGGAAAATACTACAGAAAAAAATACAATCAATCGAATAGAACGATGGATATAGCAGTGTCATCGGAGATAACAACGGTGATGGGGAAGATTTCTGATGCAAAGCCCGAAACCCCAATTTGGCGACGGTGGTCATAGCGACCCAACTTTAAACCCTAGCACCTGATTTTAACAAATTGAGACAAACAGATGGCCAATCGGGTAAAATAGAAAACAGTTGTACATAACATAACGACGGTTTTATTCCTGATCGGAAGTTATTCATCGTTGTTAATGATCGAAGATGGAGAAACAAtacaacaacacaacaacaacaatacccaatcccgcgcctgcgaggtatggggaggtaagatgtagacaatccttcctctaccctaaactagaagagaagtcgtttctgttACAACGAGTCGAGAGAATTCTCCACCCACGGGAAAGGAGATTATTTTTGCATATGAATGTCGGGAATGAATCAGATTATCTAACCCTATTTTTGTTAAATTGTCCCGTGCTAAAGATCGGGTGTGTAGGGGTAATTTAGGGATGGATTATATGTAAAATTGATTCATTAGCTAATTTTTTAGTAGATGATTAACGACCGTTGGATCTAGGGGTATTGTAATGTAATTTTTTAATCTAATGGTAATAAAGgggttttgaaaacatttattaactaatcgagactctcttttaatgtataatATAGTGAGGAATTCCATTCCTTTTCTTTGGGATCAAATGCTCGATGAAATCTAATTCTTTAGAATTCAATTCCCTTGGATTCCAATTCAATTGTGAGATTTCATTCCTTCCAAAAACATTCTTTCAACCAAACGGGGCCTTAGAGTTAATATTGAAGGATCAGACCTTATTGATTGTAAACAATAAAACAAACAGAAAGAAATGATGTTGTATATTTTGGTATGCACAAGAGAGAAAATAGATAACAAGGAAGTTACTTCTTTATTCATCAGATTATGGCCATATATATAAGCCAAGAGTACAACGTACATATGCTAGAAAGTAGCTAACAACTATTACTATTTCAACCTACTACTCTCTACTTTAAATGGTCATGTGCCAAATTAATATCCAAAAGATTCGGTCACCACAATACCACTTTCAACAACTACTTGACTCCTTCTAACTAACACTTAAACAATAAAATACTAACTGGCCAATTATTAAATCTAGACTTAGAACAATGCTTTTATTATTATGATCACTAAACTTATCAAAATTACCCAACAATCACCCCCATAATTTTGATTTGTGTCTTCATTAAAGGAGTGTAGGTTCTTCCTCTTGAATTAAGTTGGCTTCGTTTTGCTTATCCTTCCATTTTGTACACTCCCTTGCAAAGTGTCCAAATCCTCCACACTCATAACATCTAAGCCCTCTTTTGTCATCTCGACCCGAGCCTCTTCCACGTCCTCTTTCTCCTCTACCAAGTCCTCTTCCTTGCCCTCTTCCTCGTCCATATTGTCTACCATCATGATCACTAGTTGTAAACAAAAGTTGTCCTCGTTCTTCATCTCTTTCATCATGACTATTGAGTCTTTCTTCATACGCTTTGAGTCTTCCCACGGCTTCTTCAAAAGACATTTTTTCGAGATCCGAATATTGCTCGATAGAGGCAATAATAAGTAGATACTTTTTAGGGGCTGAAATTAAAAGCTTTCGCACAACCACTTCTTCTTCCAGATTTGAACAGAGACTTTTAAATTTTGCAACTATGCCACTTACCTTGCCCGAAAAATCATTCATAGTCTCGTTCTCCTTCATCTTGAGCATCTCTAATTCACTCCAAGAGTTTGTAAACGCGCCTTTTGGACTCGATCGACTCCTAAATAACGTGTCTTAATTGCTTCCCAAACATCTTTTGCATCGTTATGCTTAGCAACTTGCAACAAAATATCTTCCGGTAGAGTTTGGAAGATAATGTCATTCGTGGTGTGGTTCTTTCTTGCTTCCACCGTTCTTCCGGTTACGGGATCCACCGCATCCCATAAATCGTATGCTTTCAAAACCGTCTCAACCATAATCGACCATGAAGTATAGTTAGATTCGGTTAATTTTGGACATTGTAGTAGTACGTTTCCTTGCTCACGGATTGTTAGATTTCCGTCATTTGCTGCCATTTcttgcttaatttttttttttttttttttttttttttttttttttgcttcttgCTTGCTAACTTTCTTGCTAACTTGCTTGCTAATTTTCTTGCTGACTTGCTTGCTACTTGTTTGCTACTTGCTTGCTTCTTCTTGCTAACTTTTAGACCTTGCTACTAATTTCTTTCATAAGATCgagcctaagctctgataccaagtgAAGGATCAGACCTTATTGATAGTAAACAATAAAACAAACAGAAAGAAATGATGCTGTATATTTTGGTATGCACAAGAGAGAAAATAGATAACAAGGAAGGTACTTCTTTATTCATCAGATTATGACGATATATATAAGCCAAGAGTACAACGTACATATGCTAGAAAGTAGCTAACAACTATTACTATTTCAACCTACTACTCTCTACTTTAAATGGTCTTGTGCCAAATTAATACCCAAAAGATTCGGTCACCACAATACCACTTCCAACAATTACTTGACTCCTTCCAACTAACACTTAAACAACAAAATACTAATTGGCCAATTATTAAATCTAGACTTAGaacaatacttttattattatgaccactaaatttatcaaaattacccaACAAATATTCATATAATATAACTTCGTAAATATTGTGTAGCCTTTATCTTCAGGTGGAGAAGAGTCATTTGACCGTGGATTGAGAATTGGTGCCTTTGTATAGGTAAAAAACAATTGGCTGCTGCTAAAGAAAAAACTATACGATTGTTGTTAGTTACAACGTTAATCTCCGATGTCAACGGGAGATGGCGGTCTGTTATTTCTATGTGTTACCGAAAGCGTACCTTCACATCGCTTGTAAAAGCCATTACAGTGTATGTTGTTCTAACACACTATATTTGTGGGTGTTTGAACATGATTGCTTTTGTTAGAACAAATAGTTTGTTCGAACTGGCagtgtattcatacaatttttttttaaaaagcgtaaaatgtaataaaatttttaaaaaagtgtatttgagAGTATTCAATGTCAACACCTTGCCTttcataaatataaaaaataaatatttagtTATTTTTATATGGAAAAGAAAAGTTTTATTTTCACGTTAGAGTTATATTTAGTTGTTTGTAGTGGGCTTCTTGTGTTTAATTTCTTGATAATGTTCAGCCAGTTGGGCTCTTGATCACGTTGAGCGTTTGGGCTTCCCTAGCATCTAGTACGTGCTTAATTTAGCGAATGGAAGATATCGTATTTATCTAGGGTATACACGGCCGATACATTTGTTCAACTCTCATACAATACATTCGTCAATAACTTCCTTTTACGGCAAACAAGAAATTAAATTATAACTTgtttacttgcttttcaaaaaaaaaaaattataacttgTTCTGTTTTATAACTTTGAAGCAATTTAATTTATTGTAGTTTGGTTGGTGCATTTGTTGGTTTTCTATGCGAAGAAGATGGAATCCGAGTTACCTGCCGAGTTGATTCACCGAATACAATCTTTATTGTCCAAGAAAGAAGCTGCTGCTACTTGCATCTTGTCCAAGTCATGGCTACATGCTTGGAATACAACCCCACACCTCAAGTTTCACAATACCAAGCTTAAAATTGAAAATACTCTTGAAAGGTATCAACGTCTCAACTTACCAATACAATCTTTAGATATCCGAATGGATATTTTTTCCTATGATACAGCTCCCCTAACACGTTGGATTCAACAAGTAACTTCTAAAAGTTGCCTTAAGGAGCTTTCCCTTTGTTTGAATCCTTATATTAATTCTTTCAGTGTGCCGAAAGAGATATTCTCATGTGAAAATCTCACTATGATCAATGTAATAAATGAAGCTTAttctattagtagtatatatagctccaccatcaccatcaccagacCCCTTTGGATCTGCAAAAACAACATGATCAAGTGTGTGTCCCTATGTGTACTCAAGTTGATAAAAGTGAATATAAGTGAAGAGTTATTTAACAACTTATTGTCTACTTGTACATTGCTTGAGAAGATTCAACTCTGTCATTGCATAGGCTTGAAGACCGTTAACGTTAACGATCTTTCTCGTCTTATCGAATTGAAGATACATTTGAATGAAGAAGATTGTGTTAAGGTTAAAGATCTTCCTTGTCTTACAGAATTGGAGATAAGCCCGTCGTGTGATTTTGTTTTCGAAATTGATAATGTCCCAAGTCTTAGTATTTTTCGTTACCGGGTTAATAAGCCTCTACTACCTTTGAGCCACATGGATCAAGTAGCAGCAAGAGTGACACATCTTCAGATACATGGATTACTTATTTGGAATAATGAATTTACCGATATGATCAAGTCGAAATTTCCTTTCCTCGCTGATTTGGACGTTGGAGTTAGGTATTGGGGGAAGTATAAGGACTTGGTTATCACTAATGCTACTCTCAAGAGGCTAACCCTAAAGTTGGATGATTACAGCCGTAATGACGTACAAGTTGATGCTCCGAACTTACTTTACTTTTCTTATGAGAGTGCTAAGATACGAACTCTCTTGTTTCCAGTCGTTGCTCCAAAGCAAATTGATCTTAAAATCAACTTGATCAAACCAATGGATCTCTCATTTTTTCTCAAATTGAGGGAAGTACTCAATTTATCAAGCACGTTTGACATATATATACGCGGAACTAGTAATGATACATTACTGACATGGGACGACACAAGTGTTAAGAATATGAGAACAAGGTTCTTGAATCCGGCAACAAACGTGAAACAACTTCATATTGAAACTAATGAACACGTGTGGAAACACACACTATATTATGATTTGTTTTTTCCTGTTTGCCATCCGAGTGGCTTAATGGTTGAACTAGTGGTAGTGAAAGCCAACAGCGATAACAGGCTCTTCTCTGATCTAATGGTAAGGGGCATTCTCAAAAATAAGAAAAAGAGGGATCTCAAAAATGTTCAAATGCGAAGTTCTGGTAATGAAAGATGGGAAGATGTTACATTACGATCTTGGAAAACTTTTATTGACCCAAGTCAGCCTTCTTCCGTTGACTTCAAACTCGAATGGTTTACTCAATAGATACTTGGGTACGTTCTATGTATCATCTCGACTTCAAAATAGGCAGTACTTTTGAGTGCTAATGTGTGACGTtttgttttcttttttcttttctaaatttgttattttacattttgttcTTAAATCCTTTTTAGAGATATTGATGTACACGTCATGGGAATGGTTTTCAATATAAGTTGTTTTGCCTATATAAATAAGGCAGTACTTAAGTTTTTTATGAGTCTATATACTTTTTAATGATTGTTGCATAATATTATGTAGTCTAATACAGAGGCTGCTGTTAGTACATGATGTTGGTTTTTTATTATTAGTTCTTTTTTATCCTTtccaatccatatgaatgactAAACTAGGATCTAGAAAGTACAATCAAGCAGTTTTCATTAAATTGCATAATATTGTACACAAGTTTTCAAAATTCTATAATTCTAAACTGTATAGAATTGAACATAAATTGTTGCAGCTGTTGTTGATTCATTGGCTAACATATTCTTAAATATCTCTCTAGCACCGCCAGATGAACATCATTTGAGAAGATCTTTTTACCATACTTTCTATTTTTCTCCACCTGGATCCACAATTTGACTTTTAGGATTAAAGACCTTGAATTCAAAATTCCAAAAACTATGCCACTGATGTTAAAAAAATTTGTAAAAGGTGTTTGAAATGAAAAATGAATTATGTACTTGTTGAAGCTATTGATCCAAAAGCTCATTTTGATTTCTTTATAGTCGATTCTGCTTTAGTTTGAATTTTCTTTGTGATATTCAATCAAACATGTAAACCAATAGTACATCATTACACAGGACACGAATGTGGCACAAAAGTCCAATCTtcaacacaattttttttttaaaaatgtatGAAGATGACATTCAATTCACTCACTGAAATAAGACAAAAATATATAGAATCAAGTTAAAGAGACATCTAAAACTGGGACATATCATCAAGCACATGGTATGCACCTAAAAAAATACTAGCTATCAGTCAAATCTGTTAACTACTACTAGTCCCTTTAAataaaaaactaaatataatacatTACCATATAATTGAAACGAACAATCACAAAAATGAGAAACATCTATAGAGATGGGGTATAGTAGTAACAAAATAACCAGGCCCGGTCCAATGCAAGAACCGAGTAATGAACTACTCAAGGCCAATAATTTTAAGGGCCCAAGACAATTACGTAATCATGTCGAAGCTGAGTCTCAACAACCAATTTGATTCCTCCTCTTCATTATTTCTGTCTTCCTTCACCAATTCCTCACTGGCCTCCAGGTTTCCTTCTTTCTTCTTCTCCTTTATTTTATTTTGATAACTATAACGATAACGAtgattaattatttaattttctgtCAGTGTTTCCAATTTATGtcattgttattaataatttatttttgTTACTTTATGATCCTGTCTAATATGATCAATGCACACGTACACTGTGTTTTTTAGAAAAGACCAGAGTCTCGACAATATTTAATTACTCTGTTGCTGCTGTTTTGTTATTCAAATTTAGACCAATCCATTTGCGATTTTTAGAACCATCTTTGAAATTGAAAAAATAATTAATAACTTGCTAGAATAGAAGTTTAGTAAACAAAATATGAACAAAGAATGTACAAACTTGAAGTGTATTGTAAATGGTTTTCCTTATTTTCAAATGTTACATACTACCTCTTTAAATACAAGAGAAATATTAAATGCATAATAAATGCAAACCAACTATACCTAAGAAACATTAAATGCTAGATATAAAAGAGATATCCTataatctctatattaaatgcaaGATATCTTAAAGATATgcaaaatctctatattaaatgcaaGATATCTTAGAGATATGCAAAAATCTGTACAAGATATATCTTGTGACAATAGAATCCATTTAATTAGATTGCACTAAtattttaacaattgaaacgcaatAGCTCACAATCAAATGGTCTCTTTTTTCATCCTTATCATCATCTTGCATTGCCGTCTTCACCTTCTTCATTGCATTCAAACTATGGATCTTCATCATCTACCACCACCATCGGCTgttgttgaaatgtcccattcatatcgattataaacgtttcatattaattgatttctttgcgaggttttgacctttattttatcaagacgtttttcaaagactgcattcgtttttaaaacaaaccataacctttattttatcgagaaGATTAAAAGGACacgacctagattatcaagaaatgataatctaaaaatattacACTTACactcgaccaatacatattggtttacaatattaatatgttacaacaaagtaaatctcgaatgcagttttaaacaatattatacaagcatgctgacaccgaatcttgtccatattttaacatgcaacagcggaagctcttaataattacctgaaaataaacatgctttaaacgtcaacaaaaatgttggtgagttataggtttaacctatatatatatcaaatcgtaataatagaccacaagatttcatatttcaatatacatcccatacatagagataaaaatcattcatatggtgaacacctggtaaccgacattaacaagatgcatataagaatatccccatcatttcgggacatccttcggacatgataaaaacgaattcgaagtactaaagcatccggtactttgattcgcgtcaattagtagatcggtttactaattcttaggctaccaagcaaaaaggggcatattcggcttcgatcatttacccatataatgtagtttcaattgcttgtgtctatttcgtaaaacatttataaaactgcatgtattctcatcccgaaaatatcagattttaaaagtgggactataactcactttcacagatttttccttcgtcggaaataagacttggtcactggtcgattcacgaacctataacaaatatgtacatatatatcaaagtatgatcaaaatacattcacaacatttttattacgttttaacgatttaagtttattaagtcagcagtcctcgttagtaacctacaactagttgtccacagttagatgtacagaaataaatcaatatatatatatattatctcgaatcaatccacgacccagtgtctacaagtctcagactcgatcacaactcaaagtatatatattattttggaatcaacctcaaccctgtatagctaactcaaacattactgcatatagagtgtctatggttgttccaaataatatatatagatgggtcgatatgatatgtcaaaacattgtatacgtgtctatggtatcccaagattacataatatatgttagaatacatgtataatacaaaataagttggttaagttatgatttgtatagatttgttacaaatttcacgtagctacaacaagcaaaattatccaatcttgttttacccataacttcttcgttttaaatccgttttgagtgattcaaattgctatggtttcatattgaacttaagtttatgaatctaaacagaaaaagtataagtttatagtcggaaatacaggttacaagtcatttttgtaaaggtagtcattttagtcgaaagaacgacgtctagatgaccattttggaaaacatacttccactttgagtttaaccatgatttttggatatagtttcatgttcataataaaaatcatttttccagaagaatagcttttaaatcaaagtttatcatagtttttaattaactaacccaaaacagcccgtggtgttactacgacggcgtatgtccggttttacggtgtttttcgtgttttaaggttttaaatcattaagttagcatatcatatagatatagaacatgtgtctagttgattttaaaagtcaagttagaaggattaactttgtttgcgaacaagtttagaattaactaaactatgttctagtgattacaagtttaaaccttcgaataagatagttttatatatatgattcgaatgatgttatgaacatcatttctacctcaagttttgtgaataaacctactggaaatgagaaaaaatagatctagcttcaaaggatccttggatggcttgaaagttcttgaagcagaatcatgacacgaaaacaagttcaagtaagatttccactcgaaataagattgttatagttatagaaattgaatcaaagtttgaatatgagtattaccttgaattagaatgataacctactgtaaacaacaaatatttcttgaggttggatgatcacttaaagtggatttgcaagattggaagtaaaaaactagcaaacttggaagttttgttggtgtgttcttgagtagttgttttgtaacttggtttatgtatggatttatgaactagattgagctagattttgttgaagatgatgaagaacacttagaacaaaggaagaacacttgagagagattaatttgatttaagaaaattgcaaagtgaatgtgtttagaGTGCTTCTACTTCAAGTGAATATGAGAtggccatataggctccattagtttgtaattttgtgagatatttcatgctagttgccaaatgattgttcccacatggttaggtgactcataagggctgctaagagctgatcattggagtgtatatatcaatagtaaatacatttagaagatgtgtattgtacgagtacaaatacgagtgcatacgagtagaattgttgatgaaaacgaatgaggacgtaattgtacgcatttttgttaagtagaagttctttgatatatgtcttgaagtccttcaaaagtgtatgaatacatattaaaacactacatgtatatacattttaactgagtcgttaagtcatcgttagtcgttacatgtaagtgttgttttgaaacctttaagttaacgatcttgttaaatgttgttaacccattgtttattatatctaatgagatgttaaattattacattatcatgatattatgatgtattaatatatcttaatatgatatatatatatacatatatccatacatatatatatatatatatatatatatatatatatat
This genomic interval carries:
- the LOC139901509 gene encoding uncharacterized protein, with protein sequence MESELPAELIHRIQSLLSKKEAAATCILSKSWLHAWNTTPHLKFHNTKLKIENTLERYQRLNLPIQSLDIRMDIFSYDTAPLTRWIQQVTSKSCLKELSLCLNPYINSFSVPKEIFSCENLTMINVINEAYSISSIYSSTITITRPLWICKNNMIKCVSLCVLKLIKVNISEELFNNLLSTCTLLEKIQLCHCIGLKTVNVNDLSRLIELKIHLNEEDCVKVKDLPCLTELEISPSCDFVFEIDNVPSLSIFRYRVNKPLLPLSHMDQVAARVTHLQIHGLLIWNNEFTDMIKSKFPFLADLDVGVRYWGKYKDLVITNATLKRLTLKLDDYSRNDVQVDAPNLLYFSYESAKIRTLLFPVVAPKQIDLKINLIKPMDLSFFLKLREVLNLSSTFDIYIRGTSNDTLLTWDDTSVKNMRTRFLNPATNVKQLHIETNEHVWKHTLYYDLFFPVCHPSGLMVELVVVKANSDNRLFSDLMVRGILKNKKKRDLKNVQMRSSGNERWEDVTLRSWKTFIDPSQPSSVDFKLEWFTQ